In Anopheles bellator chromosome 2, idAnoBellAS_SP24_06.2, whole genome shotgun sequence, the genomic stretch GGTCGTCTggaaaaacgttaaaaatgtaatcaaatgTATATGTTtcgaataataataacacctaatcataatttttaaatgataACGATTctttaaatattgaattaaAATATGCAATTATAATTACTGTTTCCTTCCTGTATATGGGTTCGTAGTGTTGAGTGGTCAGAGCTTACATCATTTTACAGTAAGCGGTTTCAATTGGTGCGACATTTATGAAACACAacatggaaaagaaaagcataGCATATTGAGCATGACGAGGAGTTAGCTGGCTTGCGATCACATTGTTTTCGTGTTATATTCTAATTTAAAACGAGCTGATGCACACAAACTCCCAAACATTGGGTACACTGACCTGCCATATGAAGCAAATTAGAATGAGGTGGCGGAGGAGGTCGCTCGTCCACCGTGTAATCTGTTCCCACGTGTGATTTATTGGCTCCCAATGCAACAGCAGATACTGCAGTCACTCCTGATGGCCCAGCACCTGGTGGTTTATCGTAGTTGTCTATGCTGTATTGTTCCCGCTGTCTGCCTTCATCACCAGCCATAGATAAGTACCCGTTGATGCTGCCAGCACCAGCCGAACCGTAAAAGGAATTTGTCTTCTGATTTAATTCAGATGCTATAAGAAACCATCAACGTGAgataaaacacataaaaaatcTGCAGCGACAACATTAATTCTACTTACAAATCTTTTGTTCATAATGTCCATTATGTGGAAATTTTGCTGGCGAATCCGTATTTAATTGCGATGCTGTCACGGATCGCGTTTGTAATGTTTGTGGTTTCAATGGCGTTGGCTGTACAAATCGAAAAAtactattttattaaaaactgCGTATtatgaaaacaattaaattgtTTGTAATGTCCagcggagaagaaaacaacactCTATCGAACATTTTGCATGTTGCCTGTGATAAGCAGCAAAAAGTTAGTTGTTACAAGAAATAAAAGATTACGAAGGCAAAGCAAGGTGTTCGGAAAATTCAGAAGGCGTCAGGTCCACATTACACGGCATCACATTACAAAAGTACTCCTTGGTACAttctttgaaaagaaaataaaacacaatgcTATAAAATATACAACGGGAAGTATTCAGCAGAAtcacaaaatcaaattttggTGAAATATTCATCGTCCTTAATTTTTCCTATCAATTTCCTAAGGTTTTGGACACGATGGCCAATATCTTTCAATCGTACAACGCTCTAAGATGTGTAAGATTGCAATTACTCAACACGAcattaacattattttctgcGTGCAACTTCCAAGCTACAGTGGCTAGCGAGACAAAGTTAATTATCTGAACATAAGGATAACATGTGAAAATCTTTGCATATTATCTTTCCAATCGCTCTTTTAAGATGTTCTGATTGAACAAAGAAGATTCtaacattaaaattataacGATTAAGTGACATTTTACTTAATCTCATTTACAGGTACACCTTTTTACAACTTACTAATTAATTCAGTTTGGCTGGTGACCGACGTGACAGGaggttggcgcggggctaatAACCTCGACCGTGTAACAATAAcattgttacagaaagcaacagaaggttaacattgtctctgttgcagacCAAGACCTCTCGGCGGTTGTTGCCGGTTAAGTACATAGAAATACTAAGAGTTGGCTTAGTGTGCGTAGTGGTCTAAACAAGAGGATCTAATGAAAGTTAGTTTAGTATTTCATATAAGTTCAGCAACATTTACCAATAACTAACTAAGTTTACATTTTATCAATCATGTAAGTAAAATgctttttttgcaaaatttcTATAAACTCACCTCATGTAATAATTGACGAAGCCGTTGCAGCTGCGCCTCcagttgtttgttgtgatCTTCCAATATTTGCATTCTTGCTTCCAGACGTCCTTTGTGCTGACGTAACAGCTTTGCTTCGGTCATCATATCCTAGGATAAAGAAGAGTAGTAGTAGGCGCGTTAAAGGGACTGCTGAAgttgtaaattaaaacattaaaacatgttttacCGAGCCATTAGTTGAAGACACTGTCGACGATAGCGCTGCTGAGACATTTGTGGCCGAAGTCGGTGTCTTGTAACCTTCGTCCGGCGTCGTAATAGGTGTAgttattttctttgcttttaacttTTCGTATTCTGCCtgcaaatttgcattttcctcTTCCAATTCTTGTATCATCGTTTCTAGTTCTTCACGTTGCTCTGCTTCCATGGCTACCATCACTTGAACCGGAGACTTTGGAGCGCCACTACCTGGATTGGCTGCTCCAGACGTTACACCTGGTAGTGACTGACAGTACTGTGCAATTAGCTGATGCTCATCGTCACTGTCGGGTGTAGAGTTTGTGCGAGTGCCACATTCAACTTGCGCTAACCGCGATGCATACATTTCCAAGCGCGAATGCATATCATTTTGCAGTGTATGCGTACCAGCGTGTTGAGGACTTGGTATCGGACTTTCAAGCGCATCGCCTTCGAGAACACTCTGTACTGGTAGGTAACCTACCCGAGGATGTTTTTTGAAATACTTTCTACTCTTAAACTTGTTTCGCAAAGCTCTGGTGAAATCGCGAACATCTTCTGTTGAAGTGGCctaagaaaaaagaaatcattagAATTACACATTGCCAAAGAGCAGCGACGCCTTGTACCCATCCCTTACAGCAAGACCAACGATACCAAAATTGGGAGCATCGCATGTAAAATCTTTCGAAGCAAGAATTCCCGGACTATTCTATTGAAAAACAGACAACAATCACTCCCGTCTGCGAAATGACCCTATTGACCCCTATTCGTTCGACATTCACTTATATTAACTAACATCTTTTAATCCCAAATTATATCTACAAACGGGtttttgataataaataaGTGGAAGAGGTGGTATATGAGATTAAACGTTTCTATAATACATACCGTTGTACAGTACTCGTGCATTGGATGGCTTAACTTATGATTCTTAGTGCTGCGACCGGTGAAGAAACATTTTTGGCACATATCAAAATTGAAGCATTTTAGGCAGCGGTACCGGAACCCCTCAATTGGGTATTCCTTACAAATGTTACACTTGGCTTGATGTTTTGCCGATTCCGCTGCCACCAATCGGTGCAATACGGGAAGCCATACTAAACTTTGAGGTTCGTGCTGCAGCCAGCTTAAGAAGTGTTGTGCCTCTATCGCTGTTTCCAGCAGTTCGCCATTTTGACTAACGCCACCAGCCAACTCAAAGCATGATCGAACCGACGGTTCAATATTGGATCCACCAAACGCAGCCACCTCTCCTAGTTGACGAGGTACTTGGATACAATCATGCAATAATAGTCCCATTTTCCGCTGGtcaacttttttttccaaGTCTGCTATTAATCGAAATAGGTAACGATATTTTTCTTCTAGATGACCACGGCACAAAAGAATCAATCCCACCTGCAACGATGGAAGCGTtagcgcgaaaaaaaaaccaaaaaatcagCATTCGGTTAACATACGGTTCTGATAATTTATCAGCATAAAGGAGTATCTTTCGGTCCTTACCTTAAAACTCAGCACTCTAATTTGTCCAGTTCGTTGAGAATCGTACACATTCAGTATCCAGTTGATAGCCAAATCAAGCATTATCGCCCGATCAGTTGGTTCGAGAGTAGTATACAACGAATTCAAGATCGTTGTCATATCAGGTATATCAATAAGCTTATCGTTTTGGGCTCTCAGACCATACCGATCGAATACCTCAATCGCCACGCTCATATTCAGACGGTCAAATACTGACGAAAAcattttacataaaaattaaaaacagatTCGTTGTACATATTTCACGgttgatttcgatttttcgattactttcgatttcgattacTTTCGAATTTCGATTTTACTCTTACCGAGTCGTTTTTGAACTGTCCGAAGCTTTAAAGCAGTTCGATAAGCAGAAAAACGAACTTCATTCAAATCAGCCAGTGATTTCATTAACTCTATCATCTCCGGGTGATCCCAATGCGTGCTTTCGTGTTCGTGACTGTAGAAGATAAGAAGAAAGATATAGAAGAAGATAAATTCGATACAATGAAGTGATAACGATATTTAACGTTTAAAATACAGATACTCACTTTATATAGTAAGGCACATTTGCTGGCGTGACCGCACGTTCCCATGGTATTTGAACGCTCTTTTCCAAATCTGGGACAGTTGAACCAATCGCAACTATATGAAGGGGTTTCGAAAACTTACCCCCTTCTCCCAAATGACCACCAGCAACCGTGCTATCTACACCACCACTGTGCACATCGGTACTCAGCTGTAATACTTTAAACCGCTCCTCAACTGCAATGTGCAGTAACTTCATGCTAAACAATTATAAGAAATAAGAGTCACATTGTCAGTCTTGTAAATATTggacatattttttcaaaattaaaatctaACTACTTTCATGTGATTATAAATGTGATGCAGATTATTGATGATAGTGATGCTATCAAATGATCTGTTAACAAAACAAGTGTCTTATTTTACCGTGTATTGATATCTTCTAGCTTAGCAAGATATGGGCTTGGTACGATGACATGACATGAAGAGAAAAAATTCTGTTGCTCATTACAGTCGTCCAGTAGTGCGTTAGCCGTAGTTAATTTATCTCTGAGCCGCTGCAGATGCTGTGCCTCTTCTGTTGTGTTTCCTGCAACAAGTGGCGTCGTCCAGGAGTGCGTTATAGTTTCAGCCGAGGCTACGCGCGAACTAAGATCTTCGAGAACTTTTTGAAATTGCCGCATTTTCTATAACATGTATAAGcgcattacattacattagCGCATTACACCAGTTACTTCGTATGATCAACTAACCGTAATATTTTCATCCAATCGGTGCTTCCACTTGTCGCAACGTTCAATAAGAATTGTCCACTGTTCAGATAGCTTGTTCACTTCTCTACGTATGCTACGGCTAAGAATTCGATTCTGCTGTTCGGAAGAGATGTACATAGTCTCGTCGATAGCTGTTCAAGAAAGtgattaatcaaaatttactTTTTCCTGCATATGATTTGGTGGCTTTTCTTGAGTTTGTGTCGCATTTGCCATTCCACATGAATCTACGCCAGTTTATTTACCTTCTGAATCACTAGTATCCGAGAGCGGTGACTCATTCGATATGTATTGCCTTCCATTCATTAAATTGTTCTCAATGATTGATCTCTTATCATCCAACTGTCGCCGAAAAGCTTTATGCTCGTCCTGCAAATGACAACGTATCGTGATACAAGCAGCAAGCACGAAAATTCTGTGTTTTATAATATTTCTACGTACTAACTGCTTTTGCAAGCTATTAGAATCTCCGTTGATCGATCCGAATCCAATCGAAGAAAGTTCGGTGTTTTTTCTTATCACCCACTCGGTGAGCTCGCGTGAGGATAACAACAACGCATTCCAATGTTCGGAGTTGGATTCCAAACGATTGCGGATGGCAGCGCTGCGTGAGTTCAGATGACTCCAACGTTGATTCATTTCATCCAGCTTACGTTGTAGCATGACCGCATCCTCCTGGGATGTTAACGAGCGCAATAACTTTCGTCCAGTACTGTCCAGGCCTTCATACACCTTGCGATTTGaatcgatttctgtttgcaaaTCCTGGAGCATTACAGAAAGTGAGAAACGCGAAGAATACGGAAGCTCCTAAGGAAATTCAAGCTGAAATCCTTGAACAAACCTAGACTCACCATATTCCACACCTACACGCATTCGTAGTCAGACAGTCAGAAATAAGCTGCGCGAACAGACAACCAATGTCTGCGCAAAACCATAGTCACACTCGTATACGACGGAAAAAGGGTTGCGCAAATGAAACACAATGAGCAGTTTCAAACAgcagaaaacatgaaaacggGATTTATCTTAAGCTGTTTTCGACTAGGACCTCCAACGACACATTCCACACCCACACCCAACTGAGATGGGCTTCTGATTATTTTACCAGCCGCGTACAACTCTGTCGTTGAGAGGACTACAAAACGCTAAGGCAGTTCAATGTAAATACCACGAGCTAGCCCAAACGATTCGCTTTTCGTTGTTAATAATTCGGTTTGTTGACAAAACTTGTAAAGGAATTGTTCGTTCGAAGCTATTTTGATCACCCTTTTGCACTGTTCCAAAAATAGAACCTGTTTGACAGCGGCAACTTGAATTGCTATAAGAAAATGCTATAAAGAAGGGCGATCATTtctggaaaatgaaaaccattTCTCTATACAACGCTACCTCGTTAAAACATAATCGATCTGGGCGACGTAAACTGTGCAAACTGAAGCCAACTTATTCTTCTATTTTCCTACATCTCCGGCACAACtccaaaatgaaaaatccGAGTAGATCCGAGTAGATCCGAGTAGATCCGAGTACGTCAATTATTTTGACCATGCCCTTCAATTGTATGGCTCAATTTTTAGAGAAGCTGTTCAATGTTTCTATATATTCACTAGCAAAAGTGAAAGTACTTTAGAaaagtttgtaaattaaaCATGGACTTGAAAGCAGCTGTAGCAATGTTTATTAATTATAGAATAGGGCCGAGGACACCCCATACGCTAACACATCCATAACCTTCGAATTAGTAAGAAATCGgacatttatttcaaaatagTTTAGTCTATGAATCTGttatgaatttaaattcaaacaattTACTCTAGACACTCGTATTCCCTACGGTGTTACATACCTCATTtacaacacatacacaccacaTTCACTTAAAAATGTTCACTAAAACAAGTCGCGCAGAGTAATAAAATATCATTACTTTTATTACACTCACCTTCAAACAATGGGGATTCCGTTCAACTTCGGACTCGGTATTTTCACACAACGATTCGACTTCACTTAGCCAGCCGAGAAACTACAATAGAAATCCGATTTTAAAATATCAGTCGTAAGTACAGAATGAACATAAGTATGACTCACCTGTTCGAAGGTTCGATCGAAGGTTTGTAGTGAATGCATCGCAGCATGCAGTTGCTTGCCACGTAGAATAATCGAGTTATTTAAGTTGTTGTACCTGTAATAGAGTGGAATGATTTTAGTGAGGATAACAGTAACAAATCAATTTCTGTCAACGAGATTTCTCCGATAATCTCCATACACAGTTCTACGGACCTCAGGTTAATAGATTCTGTCATTCGTTTAATTCTAGATGTATCGTCGCACTGGTAAACCGATATCAGCTTTTGGGTCAACTGATTGAATATCTCAATTTGcttattaaatttatgtagCTCCGCATGGAAAGACTAAAACGAAGTATTAATAGTGTATATGAGATCGAATTGGTAATGAATGCTTTCACGAGGAAATATTCGCTCCAATTGGTGCCTTCTGCATTCAAAATACCTTCTGCTCTTTTTGTTGAATCTCCAAAACATCTGCCGTCATTGCCACTGGTCCCATGCGTTCCGTTATTGTCTCCATCCGGCATAACCAACCATCTATTTCCAACCTTTTGCCCTCGTACCTGCCCAACAGAAGAGTATTGAAAAAGCTATTGAGTATTGGGAAAACGAAGCATCGACAATGTTTTCCTACCTTTGGGAATCACCGAGCATTGCCGTTAGTTGGGTTTTTCTCTGCACTACCGATTGCGTTGAATCTTCCCAATGTTCCTTCATCCGGGCAGCTTTAGGCAAGCATTtacaattatttaaaaaaatctcgCCTAGCGGCTTCAAAGCTTCTACTTCTTAGTTCTTCGAGATATTTGATTTGTTGGTAGAAAGTTTTGAAATACTACAGTactatttttcaacattttaacattCAAGCCTAACATTCAAGCCTACTTTAATTTCTTTACTTTTACCACCAATTTTAAACCTATAGATAAATCCGTTCTGCTACATGCGGGGTAAGAGGTGGGCTTAGTGCTAACAGCTTACCTGTATTGTTCATGGAGAAAAGACTTTCATCATGCGACGAACGTCTTCTTGAACGAAGATCGTCTTTGGAAAGTCCCATTTGGCGGTTCAAACTATTTGTTTCCTTGTTTCGAGCGATGACTGGTAGTAGTTGTTGTTTAATGAATTCCATCTCTTGGGAACGCTGGCGCTGACTGCTACTATATTGCAGCTCAAGGGGCAAATGGCGATCCAGTGAACGGAATTGGTTCTCCATCGGACGTTGATATATGTTGTTATGTTCTGTGCCGTTAATAGCATGGTCGCTGCTCATACTTCCTGTTGTACCTGTGTCGAAACGAAGCTTTTCCATACTAACACCACGCTCTAATCCGATTGGCCGTTGGTTCTGATCGAACCGATCAAACTTAAATCCTTGTACCATACCAGAGGATGTAGATGTTGGTGTATCAAACGAATTCTCGAGAGATGTAGTCGATCCTATATTGGTCGGAAGTTGGTTTATCAAATCTATCCTTCCAAATTTCATCCCATGAGATAATTTGGATGATTCCTCAACATCTATAGAAGACCGTAGACTCATTTGTTCCTTGATCGCTCGTTCGACGTTTCGGAGACCACTTTCTATACCTCGCAGAGCGTCCTCGGAGCCATAGTCTTCTAGTTTAGCCTGCTTTGGCGCGGATTTCATTAATTCCGACTGAGATTTCGTTGGCCCTGATGTATTCACGTCTGAACTGGGCACAGTACAAACTGGCGCCGGATGTGGAAAAGCACCAGCTACGTTATGATTTCCTGTTTTCTTCGGCACTGGTGGAACTTTTGCCGGCACAGGAGCGACATGTTGTGGTACAATCGATGACATAGAGTTGATTTTAGTGGTATCATCCCTATTTACTGCCCCAATGGTGGTAGGCCGCTTAATCAGATTTTTCGGTGGTACTTCCGGTGCTTTCACACTAGCTGCACCGGCACGTACCGGAATTTCAGGAGGAGTAGCTTGACTTGGTCGAAATAGTAATCCATTCGGACCATCAACACCAACCCCACTGGTTCGCGAGTACACTGCAGCTGGTTGTTGTTCCATTATTGTTCCAGTAAGTGGCTCACCAAACAGCTAGGTAGATAATAAAAACTGGACAACACTACTTCTTAAACACCATGGGACCAGCTTGAGAAACTTAACGATAGAAGTagtgaaaaatgttaaaagaTGCTCGGATATG encodes the following:
- the LOC131207653 gene encoding dystrophin, producing MEQQPAAVYSRTSGVGVDGPNGLLFRPSQATPPEIPVRAGAASVKAPEVPPKNLIKRPTTIGAVNRDDTTKINSMSSIVPQHVAPVPAKVPPVPKKTGNHNVAGAFPHPAPVCTVPSSDVNTSGPTKSQSELMKSAPKQAKLEDYGSEDALRGIESGLRNVERAIKEQMSLRSSIDVEESSKLSHGMKFGRIDLINQLPTNIGSTTSLENSFDTPTSTSSGMVQGFKFDRFDQNQRPIGLERGVSMEKLRFDTGTTGSMSSDHAINGTEHNNIYQRPMENQFRSLDRHLPLELQYSSSQRQRSQEMEFIKQQLLPVIARNKETNSLNRQMGLSKDDLRSRRRSSHDESLFSMNNTAARMKEHWEDSTQSVVQRKTQLTAMLGDSQRYEGKRLEIDGWLCRMETITERMGPVAMTADVLEIQQKEQKSFHAELHKFNKQIEIFNQLTQKLISVYQCDDTSRIKRMTESINLRYNNLNNSIILRGKQLHAAMHSLQTFDRTFEQFLGWLSEVESLCENTESEVERNPHCLKDLQTEIDSNRKVYEGLDSTGRKLLRSLTSQEDAVMLQRKLDEMNQRWSHLNSRSAAIRNRLESNSEHWNALLLSSRELTEWVIRKNTELSSIGFGSINGDSNSLQKQLDEHKAFRRQLDDKRSIIENNLMNGRQYISNESPLSDTSDSEAIDETMYISSEQQNRILSRSIRREVNKLSEQWTILIERCDKWKHRLDENITKMRQFQKVLEDLSSRVASAETITHSWTTPLVAGNTTEEAQHLQRLRDKLTTANALLDDCNEQQNFFSSCHVIVPSPYLAKLEDINTRMKLLHIAVEERFKVLQLSTDVHSGGVDSTVAGGHLGEGGKFSKPLHIVAIGSTVPDLEKSVQIPWERAVTPANVPYYINHEHESTHWDHPEMIELMKSLADLNEVRFSAYRTALKLRTVQKRLVFDRLNMSVAIEVFDRYGLRAQNDKLIDIPDMTTILNSLYTTLEPTDRAIMLDLAINWILNVYDSQRTGQIRVLSFKVGLILLCRGHLEEKYRYLFRLIADLEKKVDQRKMGLLLHDCIQVPRQLGEVAAFGGSNIEPSVRSCFELAGGVSQNGELLETAIEAQHFLSWLQHEPQSLVWLPVLHRLVAAESAKHQAKCNICKEYPIEGFRYRCLKCFNFDMCQKCFFTGRSTKNHKLSHPMHEYCTTATSTEDVRDFTRALRNKFKSRKYFKKHPRVGYLPVQSVLEGDALESPIPSPQHAGTHTLQNDMHSRLEMYASRLAQVECGTRTNSTPDSDDEHQLIAQYCQSLPGVTSGAANPGSGAPKSPVQVMVAMEAEQREELETMIQELEEENANLQAEYEKLKAKKITTPITTPDEGYKTPTSATNVSAALSSTVSSTNGSDMMTEAKLLRQHKGRLEARMQILEDHNKQLEAQLQRLRQLLHEPTPLKPQTLQTRSVTASQLNTDSPAKFPHNGHYEQKISSELNQKTNSFYGSAGAGSINGYLSMAGDEGRQREQYSIDNYDKPPGAGPSGVTAVSAVALGANKSHVGTDYTVDERPPPPPHSNLLHMADDLNKAVEELVHIMTTETKDEQRNEDTKQAAQQ